The following are encoded in a window of Diorhabda sublineata isolate icDioSubl1.1 chromosome 5, icDioSubl1.1, whole genome shotgun sequence genomic DNA:
- the LOC130443829 gene encoding putative lipoyltransferase 2, mitochondrial codes for MEKLVRVINVGKLTYSKGLVLQKYLANLHNTSTEIKNTLLCIEHPPVYTTGIRHKQYTESQVEKLKETGAEFFRTNRGGLITFHGPGQLVVYPILNLKYFKPSIRWYVCSVEDTVIKLCEHFNLKGEKSPHTGVWIQDRKLCAIGVHGSRFITTHGLALNCSTDLSWFDHIVPCGIEGKGVTSLSQELGRTVTIEETIPKFLECFKNTFDCDTVEVSKQEVEIILSNIDK; via the exons atggaaaaactgGTGAGGGTTATAAACGTAGGAAAACTAACGTATTCCAAAGGTCTAGTATTACAGAAATATTTAGCAAACCTTCACAACACTTCGACGGagattaaaaatactttattgtgCATTGAACATCCCCCTGTATACACTACTGGAATCAGACATAAACAATACACAGAAAGCCAAGTAGAGAAACTAAAAGAAACAG gGGCAGAATTTTTTAGAACTAATCGTGGAGGTTTGATTACTTTTCATGGACCAGGGCAGCTAGTAGTGTATCctattttaaatctaaaatactTTAAACCAAGTATACGTTGGTATGTATGTAGTGTGGAAGATACTGTTATCAAATTATGTGAACATTTCAATTTGAAAGGTGAAAAATCTCCCCACACAGGAGTGTGGATACAGGATAGAAAG ttatgtGCAATTGGAGTCCATGGAAGTAGATTTATAACAACACATGGTCTAGCTTTGAACTGTTCGACAGATTTGTCTTGGTTTGACCACATTGTACCATGTGGTATTGAAGGAAAAGGTGTTACCAGTTTAAGTCAAGAACTAGGTCGAACTGTAACGATTGAAGAAACTATACCAAAGTTTttagaatgttttaaaaatacattcGATTGTGATACTGTTGAAGTTTCCAAGCAAGAAGTAGAAATCAttttaagtaatattgacaAGTGA